The genomic DNA ACAGACCGCTTTCATTTTCAAGCTGCAGGGAACGCATGCACCATACGCTCGCTGCTGAAGACACCGGGAGGCGTTTTCAGCGTGTCCTGCTCGCCTCCCTGCAGCTACAAAGACCAAGAAACGCACCCAGAATAGCAGCAAAGAGCCCTTTCATCGATTTGGGCTCAAATTAGCCTAGGAGGGGAAAAGCAAGTTGTTGAAAATGCAGAGAAGAACACAAAACACttgagttattattattattattggctTTGTTATTGATATCTCCTTGTCAGCgttatcaatcaggactaaatgTTGTTCTCAGGTCCATAGATTGTCCATGTTGTCTTGTAAAGTGCAGATCAAACTACTTGTGGAGTCCGTTTGCCACCTGCCGATGCTGTCTTTGCTTTTATGTACAAGGGGTGAACACTGTACATATCACGTGAAAGTCACAGTCACTCTTTCTTGAGCACACACATGCATACATATTGCATATTGGTCACCTTGATCCACGTGTGTGTTTTCATGCAGGTCAAACAAATGACCGACTATTTCAAATGTTCAGAGCGATATCCCGCACATATTGCAACTTTCTCGGGTAGGAGTCGTTTCTGATGAAAGCATTGGTTTGTGCCGTATGAAAAACGATGCATAGATTTCCCAGCTTTCCTCCAAAGTCCATTttaaatggaaatataagagAAATAATTGATAATTAGGTGGAAAATATGCAAAGAGTCAAATCCACTCAGGGTGTGCTTCCAACAGAAAGGTCAACATTGTGCGTTTCTGCTACTGCGGGTGTAACGAAGTGGATGGGGGGGATTCCACATGCAtagacaaaaatgatttttgttgttgttttaaaagTTACAGTACATATAAATGATGCATCAACGCAGCTGTGACTCCCATTCCTGTTCTCATGAGAATTTAGTAGGATCTTTTACAAAAAGTGACTGGATTTAGTAGAaaagtgacattttttgttttttttttttccatcaaacTGGGCATCAAAAATAAATTCGTTGAGTTGAATTTTTAATGCTGGTTAAAGCTAAAATGATCATGCTGCTTACAAAATTGCAGTAATTTCTAGCAAGTCAAGTCCCACCCCCCCATATCTTACCTATTTATTTTGTCTTGCACAAAATTTGGAAAAACACAGCAGTTATGCAGGAATTCTGATTTTTAAAATGCCTAAATGTTAAATAGTAAtaaatcaaaaatatatttattaaaaaaaaaaaaaaatcaattttaaaaataagtcatgaacaatacaaaatataaataattctaaaaaaaaaaaaaaaatctaattaattgaaaaaaataaactttaaaaaatgagttaaaacaaaccATAATAAACCGAAAAATAGaggaaaaaatattaataaaatatgcaaaaagtgtagcttgtgtgtattttgtggtgggaatttaataaaaaaaattttgtgtactgtatacagtggtacctcgacatacgatcgcttcgacacacgatctttttgacagtcgacgtaaaatttgactcgccatttgtttctacatccgacgacacgctcgaaatacgatgataTATGACAGTGCAACAGTTTATTTGTTTTCCCGCACGACGGACGCTGATTTTcttttgagagaaatcaacaggggttccaacaatgttagtgcgggtggtgaaaaaaaggaacaagatgaggtttaccattgaaatgaagatagaaatgatagaataatatgagcgtggtgggcGCGTCGGTGAACTGGCGTGACAGTACGGCCATAGAAtgcctacgatctcgacggtcctcctccgacctccgttcgccagtcttcatgagttaaggtgacatttattattgtggtaacatcgccaaataattgccagctttgtcaggtttttaaccatttatttcagaacttgtgcaacgcaACATtcctactgtctgccgcagctgaacaaagtcaaagtaaaaatcccctctctcactctgtcaaccacgcggtgcgttcaggtacaccacgcaaaacatatCTGTCACATTCGAACAGGTttagttacattattacaggtattattattattattatcattagtagtagtactattattatattattattccaatttttagtcataattcatttgttttgctgtgcgtaattgctatttgcagtagaaccagcagcatttattaaagacttagtgtagatttttgggctgtggaacgaattaatggaattataatgtattctcatgggaaaaccctgctcaacatacgactaTTTGACAaataaggtcctggaatgaattaacttcgtatgtagaagtaccactgtattatatgaCCTCACATAACTTAACtcttttgctgccattgatggcaatagcatccattccatttgaactgggagcggTTGGAAGCAAGCGACCGAACacttccagcccctcccagttcaaatggattggacttctattgcTGTTAATTGGTactttcaatatcaatttcccttGTTTTACTAAAttccacaacacatactctgagaccaggcagtgaatgagttaagctaatgataacttttCCATTGTCCCTGAAAGAGTTTAGTACAGAATTTTTCTTATCTTTAACAAAACTGGATCATATAGTTCCAATGGTTGACGTGACAGAGGAAAACGACGTTTTCCATTTCGCACCCAACGATTAATTAAAAACAGCTATcaactcaacaaatacagtgtTCCCCAGTTTAATGAATTATTTAGGAATAATTCAACAACTGTGGAATTATGAATGGGGACATATAAAATCATTGTATGCAAATGTGCTTTTCCTGTTTGGTCCatccaatgttaaaaaaaaaaaaaaaaaagtttaaaaaatgattgagttttgtttttcttcagttCAACTCATAACTCAATTTACTTCCATATATGAGGGAGCTCATACCTCAAACATCCCTACTAAATTCCCAACGAGAACATTTTCATCACAAATAATCAgagttctagtgctttttgattggttaaaaaaaaagaagatacaTAAgcgaaaaaatgtatatttgagCCACCACGAATCAAAGTGGGCTCACTTCAAAATTTCTTTCCACTTCTCTGTCTTATTTCTTCTGACTTTTCTGTATGTTTCGGGGTGTTGCATGAGAGCAGCGGACGTGGGCGGTCGGCGCATCGGCAGCGGTGGCGTGACACGTGCTGCGCCTAAAAATAGATGCGGGCGGGAGAGTTCATTGAAAACGCCGCATGCTACACACGGACAAATGTCTCTCCTGTCTGTTCACATTCGTTGGACCCCCAAATGTCAAACCTGTAGTTCGGGGTCAAGGTATGCTACAGTGCTGCTGATTCACACCACCGTCgtagatggatggacggactttGGCACTCAATTTGAAACGGTTCATTATGGCAACAATCTGCATCACAAGTGTCTGGTGAAAGTCTACTGTATATGCGTTGTCTATATATTTTAATGCCTATATACgatatataaatacatcttttttTTCTCGAAGCTTCAAGTCATGCTTCTAGAGATGAACTGCATGTCATGCAAGACTAGACTACAACCATTCTGCTTAATGGCCTTTGCAACGGTTAGTAAAATCCACGACGGCAACGCGCTTTTTACGGCAACCTGGCGAAGGCTTCTAAGGTTTGGGAACGTTTGTGTTTTTGGCATTTAGGAATcttaaagaaaatatttcaagctaattcTAACTCATTGACGGTGATGAATTTGCACTCTTACCCTGCCTTACCCTACTCTTTCCTGCACGCCCTCAAATGATCAATGCCAATTCATCGTagtcaaaatggtcaaaatgtaatttaatttaCGGCAAAagtatgaaaagagccacatgtggctttagaacaggggtgtccaaacttgtttttagtgggttttttttgtcGCTTCCAGCATATTATGTAAGCAGGATATcatatattatataaaatatcaTTATATATGGCCCAcaccaggaaataaaattaggcCGAGAATCTTTTGCACATCTAATTTTTAACACTATATGGAGTTAGTCGCTTAAACAATGCCTTTCCATTCGCTCAGAAACCTGACATGTTGGAATCAATGTAGAAAACTGTTGAAAATTTCAGTCATAAACTTATATAAAATGATAATAGAATGTGATAAATTGAGCTATCTTGGGTGTGATtgtcttaatgttttttttttttttgctgtcactAGACATTTTCTCTTTCTTCTGAAAAGTTTGTTTTAGTAGTGTAACTTCAAATATACATACAATATATTGCAATATCCTTTCAccgctggattattttgttactttcagCTCTTAACAGACAGTtagagacatcaaatccatttcatcCGGGAAGGCTTTGCATTGAGTGATCTTGTGCTGGTAGCCCtccgagtcaaaatggattagacgtctatcaatGACAGTCAATGTGTtaatgttaacaaaaaaaaaaaaaaaaaaacctgcattttttaaaacccgATCTTTTTTATCTTTCTCGGCTCCTCTGAAAATGACATGGTCAGATCAGGgataaaaagtttggacacccctgctctagtgtCACAGTTTACAGCCCATTGATGTACAAATTGGCTTAGCATAATTAGCATGTTTATCCATATGGGGCAACATCACAAAGGACCTATTCTGCAACTACCGTGGAATGAAAGCTGAGTTTGTACAGACGTCGGTAATAACCTACTAGTATATTAACGCAGTTGCtaagtcaaaattaatttttttaaccaatcagattttaaatttaaaataaaagtctAATACCATACCTTGTGTATAACAATGTGATTAATCTCAATTAATCTGAAGCACCAAATGCTATTAATTGCGCTTTAAATATGTAATCATTGCACGGCCCACAATGTCGATAATGTTCAAGAGGTTGCCGAAGAAGCCCGCTTTTCTGGGTTGATTAATCGCTATTAATCGCAAGTATAAATACTATTAATTGCGCTtaacaaatgtaaacattgcccAACCCTATTTAACGCATTTGATATTCAGCATCAAGTGAAGatgatgtttttgttgttgttgttttttttttgttttttttttttaaagttattagATACCGTTGATATCCATCATCAACTGGTCCAGATAAAGCATGTGGTGCATTTGTGTGCAGTTAAAGTGATTTTGTATATTATCGTTGATTACAATAATGCATGGTCTGCCACTGATTTCCAGTAAGTACTTGTGTGACTGGAACACTTTTAGACCATCAGTGTAAAAGAATCAAATAAAACCCAGTAATTAAAGCGGTAACTGCGTGACCATGTAATCTCTCGTAAATTCTGATGGACTGTCAGGACTGCTATAAACTAAGAACCCTCTAAACTAATAAAGACTATGCAATTTCAGGCTATGTGAATCGGTTTTgcgtgtaaaaaaaacaaccaaacaaaAACCGAAGACGAGACGAAACATTCAAGTTGTCCTCAAAGCTCTGTGGTATAAGACCAGTTCGGGTGAATGGCGTCTTGAAGAGAGTTTGCAACGTAGCAACACGTTGCGCAAGAGCAAAGCAGCGAGGCGTCGAGGCCGTTCTCAGTCACTCATCAGATACTGACTACTAAGGTGTCCCGCCACTGGGGTACTCTATGTGGTGCCCATGGCTGTCAATCATCCGTGCGAAAACCAACAGTGAAACAAAGCCCTGGGAATGGATATGTTTTTTCTTCTACATATATTTTGCGGCTAAAGCAGAGCAGTGCACCCTGGGAAGTAAGGGATTAAGTGACTTCAATGTGTTGTTTCATcttttaaaaagcttttttttcattgcttaATTTATATTGGTGTGAGATTTGAGTTTCCCAGTCAGGAATCTCCATGCAAATTTGGACCTGTTTGATAGTTTTAAGGGCAGGTGTGAAGCGTGGCGTGAAGAGCATCTCGCTCTTGAATTCTATTGCCTTTGTATTGTTTTTCCCAGCGGTGAGACTAAACGTCTGTGAGCATCTTggtgatgttgacgtagtttgtgttAGCCAGCGTGCAGTTGGCAGTCTTGAGGTTTTCCCGGCGGAAGTCCTCGTTGCTGTTGTTGACCGCCTCCTGGATCTCCATGTAGTCCGACTTGCTGATGGTGGATCCGCTGCGACTCTTCTTCAGTTCCTCGCCCGACTCGCTCTTGGGCGCGTTGACCTGGAGGTACTGCGCCTGCTCTTCTCCTTCCGTCTCACGGTGGTAGAAGTAGTTGAAGTTGGACACGATGACGGGCACCGGCAAGGCGATGGTCAAGACGCCGGCAATGGCGCACAAGGAGCCCACGATTTTTCCTCCGATGGTAGTCGGGACCATGTCACCATAGCCCACCGTGGTCATGGACACCACAGCCCACCAGAAGGCGTCAGGTATGCTCTCGAACTGGGACTGTCGTTCGTCGGCTTCGGCGAAGTAGACGGCGCTAGAGAAGAGAATGACCCCGATGaagaggaagaagatgagcagtCCTAGCTCTCTCATGCTAGCCTTGAGGGTCTGGCCCAGGATCTGGAGCCCCTTGGAGTGACGCGAGAGCTTGAAAATTCGGAACACTCGCACCAGTCGGATCACCCTGAGGATGGCTAAAGACATGGCCTGCTGTCCGGCTTGACCGTCGTCAGGGCTGTCTGCCAGCTCGGTGCCGAGCGTGATGAAATACGGGATGATGGCCACGATGTCGATGATGTTCATGAGGTTACCGAAAAAGCCCGCTTTGCTAGGGCAGGCGAAGAAGCGCACTAGGAACTCGAAGGAGAACCAGATGATGCAGAGAGTCTCCAGTATGAAGAAGGGGTCGGTGAAGTAGGTGGAGGTGTACCTGATGACCGTGGTGTTGGTCTCTGGGGAAAAGATCTCAGAGTGTGACTTGTGCATGCCGTCTTCCTCGTTGCGGAAGATGGGGAGGGTCTCCAGGCAGAAACTGACGATGGAGATGAGGATGACCATGACGGAGATGATAGCGATAATCCGGGCCGGACCCGAACTCTCCGGGTACTCAAAGAGAAGCCAGACTTGTCTCTGAAACTCGTTGTCGGGGAGAGGGCGCTCCTCCTCCTTGATGAAGCCCTCATCCTCGCGGAAAATCTCGATGGCCTCGTCTCCTAGCTCGTAGAAGCGGATTTCCTCGGAAAAGATGTCCAGCGTGACATTCACCGGTCTTCTCAATCGCCCACCTGACTGGTAGTAGTACAAAATGGCGTCGAAGCTTGGTCTGTTCCTATCGAAAAAGTACTCGTTCCGCAGTGGGTCAAAGTAGCGCATCCTCTTTTTGGGGTCTCCAAGTAGTGTCTCAGGGAACTGCGAGAGGGTCTTTAGTTGGGTCTCGAAGCGCAGCCCGGAGATGTTGATGACCACCCTCTCGCAGCACTCGTGGTCCGCCTCCGGGTCGTAGTCCAGCGGGTGTCCCGGGTGCGCCGCCGCCTCGTCGGACGGATCGCCCGTGGCGACCGTCATTGTGTCAGGAAATGTCGACCAATCTGGGGCTGTCTGTGCCGTATCGCGTTAGGGTGCGGAGAATCGGCCGGGACGTCTCTCAGGGCGGGACTGCATGTAGAACAGTCGCATAAGTAGGTCAGGTAAACTTGAGACAAGCAACACTTGATACTTCCTCAACTTGTACCCTCATAAAAGAATCGCCTCAAACTTGCTCCAATGCAAATTATACACTAGCAGGTTGCGCGCCTTGCATGTCAATTACCTCAATGCAGGCACAGTCGGTGCAGCAGCTCGTAAATTAGGACGCCCTATCTGCCGCATTGTGccatttttaactaaaacctaCCGGTTACCGTTTTATTTTTCCTTCTCCTCACCGTCAAGCCATGCGTGAACACGACAATGCGACCGGTGCCATGCAGCATCCTGCTGACAACATCACTGCAGTCCAACACACGCGCGCACACGCGCTCATGCAAAAGGTACCGGCTGCTTCTAATTCAGGTTGGTGCCGAACAAACAGAAcataaatcacttttttaaaggGAGGGTGATCGAGAACACGCTGAGCTGCTGTGTTTGAAATATTCAAAAACACACGTGAATAATTGAAGAGCAGAAGGAAACAGCAGCCAAGGGAAGAAAAATGTATTCTCTTCACTGCAAGGGTGATGAGTGGGAGGACTGTGTcacagtgttgttgttttttttaaagcaggCATGCATTCACTGAAAAATACATGGAAATCATGTCAATATTAATGTATGATGTACATACCTGCAGACATCTTAGGGGTTTCTGCTGCTGCAGTTTGGAGACAACCAACTCTCatgtcttggaagaaaaatgcattcaatctataaaatGATGAGTGATAATCATCTTAATAGCGCCTCTCCAATGCGGGAGTGGTGATGATCACCTCATGGTGACTGCCGCTGCTGCTGCTTCTGCTGCATCCTCGCCGTGTGCACCGGCCGAAGGCGACGGTGCGCGGGCGGGTGTGTCCTCGCACCCCCTCCTCCtccctcctcttcttcttccaCCACACTCGTGATGGTGATGATGATagggttaaaaaaatgacaAGGTTCGACTGCAGGAAGAGGATTTTTTGGAGGAACGTGGAATGAAAGGTGAATAAAATAGGCAAATGATAGTAAGATTAGCTAATTTCAGGTTGAGATTTACAGTATATGACGCAATTAATTACAGCTATAGAGCCTCACAACTGTCATGTATAGGAACTGATGGTAAAAAGTTTGTTCTGTATTGGTTAAAATGCTATAGCTTTCCACTTAAAACCACCAGTAATGTTTTGCTGTAACTGTTTTTAACTTCAGAATGGGTGTTTAAGTGTGCaaaatgaattatttaaaaCATGACAAATAAGGAGGACAAAAATAGAACACTGCGTAAGAGAAATTAAATGTTAAAAAGCACAGACTACATAATgtaaagatgtaaatatgagAATGTTTTTGCTACCTTAATTCAATATGTAAAATATTATACATTGAAGTGCTTTTTAAAAGTGTATGCCTTTTTATTAGAGTTATAAGTAATGAACTATATCTTATTAAATATAAATCATATTAGAAAATTATAAGGATCTTGAATATAATCTTAGACTCCCCACAATTAGAATATGTTAATTTAATACTCATACTTGTACCAATAAAATTATTACTAACATAGAGTAAatgcaaaatgtggaaaaatactggGGCACTTTCTttagatttcaggtcactttctattaaTTTTGGGCAATTTTCACATTACTTCCTTGTTACACAATTCGACCCCTTCGATGGTGCTTTAACGTTTGTTCATTTGTCCCTCCTAAGGACGTCTAGCActgccaatggcactgaaagataaaCATGAATTTTAGAGTACTGACGAAtcccttcttgttgattttggatcgaTTCGTGCTGGTTTTGGGGctcttatgggtcactttctgctattttagggcattttgtgatcattttgggggcattcccaagttacttcctgtacatttagggtcactccctgttaattttgagtcaattcaaatgtttttttttttgtcaaaaataatgaccaccagTAGAAGTTTTTTGCAGGTCCGAGTTGAAAATCAGTAGTGTGAATAAACGTTTTTTGTTAGAAGTGAGTGTACCAATTGAAATAAATGGGAGCAGTGAAAATATATGAGGACGTTTAGTGAACTGTACACTTTTATCAAAAACTGGCTggtaacatttttgaaaatttttataTGAGAATTATGTGACTCAAGCAAAAACTGAAGGACTagtagcattttgaaaatttgaaatttcACAATACCTcccaaatttgacaaaaaattcCCCATAAATTTTTGTGTCGTATTTCATTCAACTCCCACAAAAACGCGTCCATTCACCCGTATTGTTTTTTAACTTCAACCTGCAAAACTATCTCCAttggtggtcattatttttcacacacacacacaaaaaaaaaacttccatgaattgccccaaaattaacaggaagtggcccgagaATGCCTTAAATTTATCAGAAAGTGGCCAACACAAGGCGACCTGGAATCAATCGGAAGTGACCgggaaatgccctgaaatcgATAAACGATGTGATCAAtaatcaggaagtgactcggaaaTTGCATCCCAGGAATGGCTtacaatcaagaggaagtgaccaaaaataaacagtatatGTCACCTTGCAACCGTAAAATTaacaaagaagtgacccaaaattaaaaatgaacatATAGTataccattgacaacaatagacatccaactcatttaaactgggagaatTGGCTACAAATCTTGCAGCCACTGACGGCATTATACGTCCAATTCATTATGACTGGGAGGAGCGGATGAACTGCAAGCTTACCCGGCAACAAATGTCCATTAATAATAGAtaaaaaaaccaagacaaaaataGATCTGACGCTCCATTGCAGCTATTTTAAGCAGTCCACACTACACGACTCAATAGCGTTGTGTCCTCAGCGTGCAGGCGAGCGACTACAAAGGCGCCGTGGCCGAACGTGACTTCGGGAGAGAGGCCTAAAGGTCGGCGGGATTCCCATCACATATGGGAGAAGAAGGGGGGATGGTGATTTATGAGGCTTTGCCAAGGTTAGTGTTGGCAGCTTCCATCAAGGCTGCAACAGACGCTGATGCCTCTCACTGGCTCCATAATGGCTTTCCCCGCTTCTCTGTGACATTATTTTTGAGTCGGGGGATGACTTTAACCAACTCACTCACCGTCatagacggcgatagacgtccaatccttttgttACTGGGAGGGGGCAAATGAATGAACCAGTCCAAAGCAAtcggacatctattgccgtcgaTGGCAGCTTGCAAGATAATGAACTGATTTGGTCCCTTTCGATGTTCCACATCTCGACGTGCAGCCACCCCAATGCGTTTCATCCTTATCAGGGAATTATTGTCACACTAAAACCGTCTTATCCTCATCCAGCGCCTTGTTCTCCCACCTCCAGTAAACGCAGCTTACATCCCTTAACGGCGAAGCACTCCAAAGCTGTTCGGGACAAGAAGGGGGGCGCAGATGGAGAGAAAGTAGGGATGAAGGGGGGATGAATTTGGGGATTGTCAGATGGAAGCCCAGCAGGAGGGGAAAAGAATTTTGGTCCAAGCATGCGATGCATTTGATTAATCTGGACaggagaaaatatattttttaaataaagcagTGGGTCAGAAAGAGGTTTCAGTTTGTTGTGGCCAGCAACTAAGAGATTCTTAATGCGTAACTtgccaaaacaaaataaaatatcaatGAATCGTTACAGTTAAATTGATTTTCATAGAAAGAAATGACCCTACAATGTGAAAAATTATTATGATAGAAAGAACGTATTATATTAGGAAGGTTTCATTCTGATCTTTGGTCACTTTTTGTTAAATTCAGGGCAGttccaggtcatttgctgttgatttttggtcacctcATGCAGATACTAGGGCATTCTTGGATCAGTTCTGTTTTATTTGTGGGTTACTTTCTGTTTATTACGGGGCAATTCGGTTCACTTCATGTGGAGTTTGggacatttcttgttgattttaggttaaaaaaaatccgcaataaTCTAaccaattaaaatatattaaaaaaaaaaaaaaaagatatataaatgggggtctcagagtggaacttcaagtcacctgagtgttttccgtcatatatatatatctcaggtgacttgaagttccgctctcagACCCCCACtttggccaattttcaaaattgtttgtttgttatggGGGGGGGAAGAAATATgtagaacaggagggcatttaattaaaaaaaaaaaaaaaaaaatcaaacagcaaaaccctaactggtggcgagagcacgcgagagcagatttaaagacgccacgattttaactagatattatcgcgtacctacctcttttcaatccaaaaactccatgtagcatgtatcattttttgggaattttaagggtgaaacatggtaatataacaagggtcacgatgcagacatcaaggagtggtccagatctttattttcatatatttacccttttaaacgttttttccccccatttttctttgtttggatcgattatttatcatctaaaatattggggaaaatgcgacagtaacgaaaaagtacaattaatcgatagttatgaggtagatattcgtgacttttttacagacgccaattttttcattgtgacgtaatttgtttatagGTTTACAATATGCGATTGAATAGTTTTTTAAagtcgtctttttttttaaactaaatattagacataaattatgattctaagctaaaaatgatagacatttcattttttttttttttttttttttttttaaaacctgtcctgttcagctgtttgacacagagaatggaagtctaagtgcccagattctgaacagttttaatgtttcacattgagagtctgacatactcccattgtgatcattcaaaatacctttttattatgacaaagcagcgaacaggaagggattatgggggaacagaagaaaagaaatacaagagaagaaggaaaagaaacacatacacaaacaacaactagaaatacattgaacatctaaactagttactaatatgctggtgctatcgtcagcgagatgtatttccggtttacaccatgtgggggcctattggccagtgaaagaggagaatgggggtgggggtgtctataagcctataagctaagtgattgaaaggggtagagtgtacacaaatcagttctgtgatctagaacccagtaatcgtgtgaatctcttatgagtaagcccgttggcgaccaaccctacgccgccgcatcgccaatcccggcaccgggacccccgacccgagaatgccctaccacatccagcagcacgcaggccccaccgggcgcgcgacagccacgcagacgggcggagaagccgcgcgagcgccaacccagggccacggcccccacccagccagcccggggagggagggcggtcgtgggggcggggggccattcgcagcccatccctcctcccgcagcccagcaaaggaaccatcgtccccccccccgggacccagggtggtcccccgggccacccgcgcacccatcaaccggccttcagggatggcaggaggggacgcatcaccaaccccacgcctacacccacccccgcccgcccacccgggccacgagccacagccgcagccccccaaccggcacggcacgccacgggactcccagcggcccaccaagccccaggcaaggcagggtcccccgccggtgcaggcgacaccccgctgatacaccggcgcccagtcagcgacccgcgacggagcgcagggcggatgcccagccagagaagagaggggaaggcggaggcaggagaacgcccaggaactgccacgggaaatgatagacatttcaaataataaatatgattacttaccttctttttatggctgggatgaaacaaaagtggttgcgcgacgtctgtaaacgggcaattcagggtaaaacggacaaattaaaaatagtttgggggcttattgtgccatgaatctgctatggcagcatttaaacacattgttctatcaaacacaacagttcttttggcttaaaatacagcactttgtttcaaat from Corythoichthys intestinalis isolate RoL2023-P3 chromosome 9, ASM3026506v1, whole genome shotgun sequence includes the following:
- the LOC130921924 gene encoding potassium voltage-gated channel subfamily A member 2, with the protein product MTVATGDPSDEAAAHPGHPLDYDPEADHECCERVVINISGLRFETQLKTLSQFPETLLGDPKKRMRYFDPLRNEYFFDRNRPSFDAILYYYQSGGRLRRPVNVTLDIFSEEIRFYELGDEAIEIFREDEGFIKEEERPLPDNEFQRQVWLLFEYPESSGPARIIAIISVMVILISIVSFCLETLPIFRNEEDGMHKSHSEIFSPETNTTVIRYTSTYFTDPFFILETLCIIWFSFEFLVRFFACPSKAGFFGNLMNIIDIVAIIPYFITLGTELADSPDDGQAGQQAMSLAILRVIRLVRVFRIFKLSRHSKGLQILGQTLKASMRELGLLIFFLFIGVILFSSAVYFAEADERQSQFESIPDAFWWAVVSMTTVGYGDMVPTTIGGKIVGSLCAIAGVLTIALPVPVIVSNFNYFYHRETEGEEQAQYLQVNAPKSESGEELKKSRSGSTISKSDYMEIQEAVNNSNEDFRRENLKTANCTLANTNYVNITKMLTDV